A single window of Neurospora crassa OR74A linkage group VII, whole genome shotgun sequence DNA harbors:
- a CDS encoding tetrahydroxynaphthalene reductase, whose protein sequence is MPISIPTASLEGKVALVTGAGRGIGRGVALELARRGASVIVNYVSSAGPANEVVKEIESLHNGARAIAIQADVRRVSEIDRLFAEAKRAFGRIDIVMSNSGTESWDKTEDVTEEKYDYVFDLNAKAQFFVGQAAYKHLERNGRVILMTSIAAGLMGVRNHALYNASKMAVQGFVKAFATDFGDKGITVNGVAPGGIKSDMFAENAWHYIPGGTPDLGKDKIEKMMAEHCPLGRCAVPEDVARVVAFLASEDGGWVNGQIITISGGSSQ, encoded by the exons ATGCCCATCTCAATCCCCACCGCCTCCCTCGAAGGCAAAGTCGCCCTCGTCACCGGCGCCGGCCGCGGTATCGGCCGTGGCGTCGCCCTCGAGCTCGCCCGCCGCGGCGCCTCCGTCATCGTCAACTACGTATCCTCCGCCGGCCCCGCCAACGAAGTCGTCAAGGAGATCGAATCCCTCCACAACGGAGCCCgcgccatcgccatccaaGCCGACGTCCGCCGCGTGTCCGAGATCGACCGACTCTTCGCCGAAGCCAAGCGGGCCTTTGGCCGCATCGACATCGTCATGTCCAACTCGGGCACCGAGTCCTGGGACAAGACCGAGGACGTCACCGAGGAGAAGTACGACTACGTCTTTGACCTCAACGCCAAGGCGCAGTTCTTTGTCGGGCAGGCGGCCTACAAGCACCTGGAGCGCAACGGACGGGTGATTCTCATGACGAGCATCGCGGCGGGGCTGATGGGGGTCAGGAACCATGCGCTGTATAATGCGTCCAAGATGGCGGTGCAGGGGTTTGTGAAGGCGTTTGCAACGGATTTTGGAGATAAAGGGATCACGGTCAATGGGGTGGCGCCGGGAGGCATCAAGAGTGATATGTTTGCGGAGAATGCGTGGCATTATATCCCGGGTGGAACGCCTGATTTGGGTAAGGATAAGATTGAAAAGATGATGGCGGAGCATTGTCCGCTGGGAAGATGTGCGGTGCCGGAGGATGTCGCGAGGGTGGTGGCGTTTTTGGCTAGTGAGGATGGGGGGTGGGTTAATG GTCAAATCATTACCATCTCTGGTGGTTCTTCTCAGTAG